A stretch of Usitatibacter palustris DNA encodes these proteins:
- the nadA gene encoding quinolinate synthase NadA, whose amino-acid sequence MSAVHPIQIRFERFDGRTGLAPAIPPTVIAPADKPAIIARIRKLLKERDAVLVAHYYVHPDIQDLAESTGGVVSDSLEMARFGHEHPGKTVVVAGVRFMGETAKILNPEKRVLMPELEAECSLDLATPIDEFSKFCDQHPDRVVVVYANTSAAVKARADWMVTSSIAEKIVAHLHAQGKKILFAPDKHLGDYIQRQTGADMLMWNASCVVHDEFKAQQLEEMKLSHPKAKVLVHPESPPSVIAMADFVGSTTGIIMAAERMKAPEYIVATDGGILHQMRKKLPGVNFIEAPTAGKGATCQSCAHCPWMAMNGLGNLLEVLERGHNEVRVDPEIGRKAKVCIERMLDFAKTNLPTFKGSGDA is encoded by the coding sequence ATGAGCGCCGTCCACCCCATCCAGATTCGCTTCGAACGCTTTGACGGCCGCACCGGCCTGGCACCCGCCATTCCGCCGACCGTCATCGCGCCCGCCGACAAGCCCGCGATCATCGCGCGCATCAGGAAGCTCCTGAAGGAGCGCGACGCGGTTCTCGTCGCGCACTACTACGTCCACCCGGACATCCAGGATCTCGCCGAATCCACCGGTGGCGTGGTCTCCGATTCGCTCGAGATGGCGCGCTTCGGCCACGAGCATCCGGGCAAGACCGTCGTCGTCGCCGGCGTGCGCTTCATGGGCGAGACCGCGAAGATCCTCAACCCGGAGAAGCGCGTGCTCATGCCCGAGCTCGAGGCGGAATGCTCGCTCGATCTGGCCACACCCATCGACGAGTTCTCGAAGTTCTGCGACCAGCATCCCGACCGCGTCGTCGTGGTGTACGCGAACACGAGTGCGGCGGTGAAGGCGCGCGCCGACTGGATGGTCACTTCCTCGATCGCCGAGAAGATCGTGGCCCACCTGCACGCGCAGGGGAAGAAGATCCTGTTCGCACCCGACAAGCACCTGGGCGATTACATCCAGCGCCAGACCGGCGCGGACATGCTCATGTGGAACGCGTCATGCGTCGTGCACGACGAGTTCAAGGCCCAGCAGCTCGAAGAGATGAAACTCTCGCATCCGAAGGCGAAGGTGCTCGTGCATCCCGAGTCGCCGCCTTCGGTGATTGCGATGGCGGACTTCGTGGGCTCGACCACCGGCATCATCATGGCCGCCGAGCGCATGAAGGCCCCCGAGTACATCGTCGCGACCGATGGCGGCATCCTCCACCAGATGCGCAAGAAGCTGCCCGGCGTGAACTTCATCGAAGCCCCCACCGCCGGCAAGGGCGCGACGTGCCAGAGCTGCGCGCACTGCCCGTGGATGGCGATGAACGGCCTGGGCAATCTGCTCGAAGTGCTCGAGCGCGGGCACAACGAAGTGCGCGTCGATCCGGAGATCGGCCGCAAGGCCAAGGTTTGCATCGAGCGCATGCTCGATTTCGCGAAGACGAACCTGCCGACATTCAAGGGCAGCGGCGACGCCTAG
- the hda gene encoding DnaA regulatory inactivator Hda: MKQLLLDFTEAPAPTFANFAAGRNGELLAALDAAVKGQNTERVLYVWGESGAGKTHLLRAFAEATASRHSRYVRAADFDGAIAPVLVLDDIEQLPEDHQVTLFNAFNERTFAFLLVSARSAPRDLALRRDLASRLATGLTYRALLLTDAEKSAALAAHAASRGFPLADEVRSYLLTHARRDMPSLIGALDTLDRYSIETGRPITVPLLKAALRPETAA, from the coding sequence TTGAAGCAACTCCTGCTCGATTTCACCGAAGCGCCTGCGCCCACCTTCGCGAATTTCGCGGCGGGCCGCAATGGCGAGCTGCTGGCCGCGCTCGACGCGGCGGTGAAGGGGCAAAACACCGAGCGTGTGCTCTATGTTTGGGGCGAATCGGGCGCAGGCAAGACCCACCTCCTGCGGGCCTTCGCGGAGGCGACCGCGTCGCGCCATTCGCGCTACGTCCGGGCAGCGGACTTCGATGGAGCCATCGCCCCGGTCCTCGTGCTCGACGACATCGAGCAGCTTCCCGAGGATCACCAGGTGACGCTCTTCAACGCCTTCAACGAGCGCACCTTCGCCTTCCTGCTGGTGTCCGCGCGCTCCGCGCCGCGCGACCTCGCCCTGCGGCGCGACCTCGCCTCGCGCCTTGCCACGGGCCTCACCTATCGCGCGCTTCTCCTCACGGATGCCGAGAAGAGCGCGGCCCTGGCCGCCCACGCAGCCTCGCGCGGCTTCCCGCTCGCCGACGAAGTTCGCTCGTACCTGCTCACGCACGCCCGCCGTGACATGCCTTCTCTCATCGGTGCGCTCGACACGCTCGACCGCTACTCGATCGAAACCGGTCGCCCGATCACCGTGCCGCTGCTGAAAGCGGCCCTCCGGCCCGAGACCGCCGCATGA
- a CDS encoding HAD family hydrolase, producing the protein MKLALFDLDNTLLDGDSDHAWAQFLIEEGVLDGPEYTTRNEWFYERYKDGTLDIAQFLEFQLAPIANRPRAQLDAWHREFMQRKIRGMILPAAPALIAKHAKDTTAIVTATNRFITAPIAAELGIPNLLATDIEEVDGVFTGKPRGTPTFREGKIKRVDEWLAAQGRRLSDYAESWFYSDSLNDLPLLERVTNPVAVDPDPTLRAHAVKRGWPVMSLRP; encoded by the coding sequence ATGAAGCTCGCCCTGTTCGACCTCGACAACACGCTGCTCGACGGCGACAGCGACCACGCCTGGGCGCAGTTCCTGATCGAGGAGGGCGTGCTTGACGGGCCCGAATACACGACGCGCAACGAGTGGTTCTACGAGCGCTACAAGGACGGCACGCTCGACATCGCGCAGTTCCTCGAATTCCAGCTCGCGCCGATCGCCAATCGGCCCCGCGCGCAACTCGATGCCTGGCACCGCGAGTTCATGCAGCGCAAGATCCGGGGCATGATCCTCCCGGCCGCACCCGCCCTCATCGCGAAGCACGCCAAGGACACGACCGCCATCGTTACCGCCACGAACCGATTCATCACCGCCCCGATCGCCGCCGAGCTCGGCATTCCGAACCTCCTCGCGACCGACATCGAGGAAGTCGATGGCGTCTTCACCGGCAAGCCGCGCGGCACGCCCACGTTCCGCGAAGGCAAGATCAAGCGCGTGGATGAATGGCTCGCCGCCCAGGGCCGCCGACTTTCCGATTACGCGGAGAGCTGGTTCTACAGCGATTCGCTCAACGATCTTCCGCTGCTCGAGCGCGTGACGAACCCGGTCGCGGTCGATCCGGATCCCACGCTGCGCGCCCACGCCGTCAAGCGCGGCTGGCCGGTCATGAGCCTTCGGCCATGA
- the pcnB gene encoding polynucleotide adenylyltransferase PcnB produces the protein MIRKFINKMLGREARPQRKDAKPVIYTKDKHNIRKESISRCARRTCEDLQRAGHAAFVVGGAVRDLLVGRLPKDFDVATSATPEEVRSVFRRSRIIGRRFQIVHVLCGQEVVETSTFRAVLTREAGDENTDEHGRMLSDNVFGTQAEDAARRDFTMNALFYDPVKEEVWDYHHGMKDVQAKRLVMIGDPALRYREDPVRMLRAARLAAKLGFTIDAKTEAPIHTHRHLIKNVPQARLFEEILKLLLSGNAAECALLLRKLELHHGLLPLLDAALDDPDTGPFAMAALRATDERLAADKPVSPAFLLAALLWGRVEKSLKRHELAGEPTMPALHSAMHEALDAQRESLAIPRRFDATMKELWLLQPRFLQRGGQRPFRLIEHPRFRAAYDFFELRARSGNAPLDIAQWWERFQDVNVDQRERMLVSEEAGPKKKRRRRRGGKGRGQGEGAPDTQPEGDG, from the coding sequence ATGATCCGCAAGTTCATCAACAAGATGCTGGGCCGCGAGGCGCGTCCGCAACGCAAGGACGCGAAGCCGGTCATCTACACGAAGGACAAGCACAACATCCGCAAGGAATCGATCAGCCGCTGCGCGCGCCGCACCTGCGAGGACCTGCAGCGCGCGGGCCACGCCGCGTTCGTGGTCGGCGGCGCGGTGCGCGATCTCCTCGTGGGCCGCCTGCCCAAGGACTTCGACGTCGCCACCAGCGCGACGCCGGAGGAAGTGCGCTCCGTGTTCCGGCGCTCGCGCATCATCGGGCGGCGCTTCCAGATCGTGCACGTGCTCTGCGGACAGGAAGTCGTGGAGACTTCGACGTTCCGCGCCGTGCTCACGCGCGAAGCCGGCGACGAAAACACGGACGAGCACGGCCGCATGCTCTCCGACAACGTGTTCGGCACGCAGGCCGAAGACGCCGCGCGCCGCGACTTCACCATGAACGCGCTGTTCTACGACCCGGTGAAGGAAGAGGTCTGGGATTACCACCACGGCATGAAGGACGTGCAGGCCAAGCGCCTCGTCATGATCGGGGATCCCGCGCTGCGCTACCGCGAAGACCCCGTGCGCATGCTGCGGGCCGCGCGCCTGGCCGCGAAGCTCGGCTTCACGATCGACGCGAAGACCGAGGCGCCGATCCACACGCACCGGCACCTGATCAAGAACGTTCCGCAGGCGCGCCTCTTCGAGGAGATCCTGAAGCTGCTCCTCTCGGGCAACGCCGCGGAGTGCGCGCTGCTGTTGCGCAAGCTCGAACTCCACCACGGCTTGCTGCCGCTGCTCGACGCGGCGCTCGACGATCCCGATACCGGTCCGTTCGCGATGGCCGCGTTGCGCGCCACCGACGAGCGCCTCGCCGCCGACAAGCCCGTCTCGCCCGCCTTCCTGCTCGCCGCCCTCCTGTGGGGCCGCGTCGAGAAGAGCCTCAAGCGCCACGAACTAGCCGGCGAGCCGACGATGCCCGCGCTGCATTCCGCGATGCATGAAGCGCTCGACGCGCAGCGCGAGTCGCTTGCGATCCCGCGCCGCTTCGACGCGACGATGAAGGAGCTGTGGCTGCTGCAGCCGCGCTTCCTGCAGCGCGGCGGCCAGCGGCCATTCCGGCTGATCGAGCATCCGCGCTTCCGCGCCGCCTACGATTTCTTCGAGCTGCGTGCGCGTTCCGGAAATGCTCCGCTCGACATCGCGCAGTGGTGGGAACGCTTCCAGGACGTCAACGTCGACCAGCGCGAGCGGATGCTCGTGAGCGAGGAGGCGGGGCCCAAGAAGAAGCGCCGCCGCCGCCGTGGCGGGAAGGGACGCGGCCAGGGCGAAGGGGCGCCCGACACCCAGCCGGAAGGCGACGGTTGA
- the folK gene encoding 2-amino-4-hydroxy-6-hydroxymethyldihydropteridine diphosphokinase — translation MKAIRAVVALGSNLEDPAAQVRTAFDEIGSIPGTKVLKRSALFRTAPVGFLDQDPFINACALVETTLAPKALLDALLAIERLHGRVREIPNGPRTLDLDIVLYGGIAHHEHGLTIPHPRAGERAFVLAPLVDVWPDAEIPGQGRAAELLGRVRDQAIEKLAA, via the coding sequence TTGAAAGCCATCCGGGCCGTGGTGGCGCTGGGCTCGAATCTCGAGGACCCCGCGGCCCAAGTCCGCACCGCCTTCGACGAGATCGGCTCGATTCCAGGAACGAAAGTGCTCAAGCGTTCCGCACTCTTTCGCACCGCGCCCGTCGGCTTTCTCGATCAAGACCCGTTCATCAACGCCTGCGCACTGGTCGAGACGACGCTCGCGCCCAAGGCCCTGCTCGATGCGCTGCTCGCCATCGAACGCTTGCATGGCCGCGTGCGCGAGATCCCGAACGGTCCGCGCACGCTCGACCTCGACATCGTTCTCTACGGCGGGATCGCGCACCATGAGCACGGCCTGACCATTCCGCATCCGCGCGCCGGCGAACGTGCGTTCGTCCTGGCGCCGCTCGTGGATGTCTGGCCCGACGCGGAAATTCCGGGGCAGGGCCGCGCGGCAGAACTTCTCGGCCGCGTGCGCGACCAGGCGATCGAGAAGCTCGCCGCATGA
- a CDS encoding deoxynucleoside kinase, whose product MKHRYIVVEGPIGCGKTSLAHKIAHHLDASLLLEDTASNPFLRQFYQDMRRHALPTQLFFLFQRVEQIGSLRQPELFGAKPTVSDFTLAKDPLFARLTLNDAEYQLYSRIYDHVKPQVPVPDLVIYLQASIDTLIGRVNKRGLAMESGISEDYLRRISDAYSRYFYDYDESPLLIVNSDRLNFVDVPEHFDLLVERMNAIRGGREFFNRA is encoded by the coding sequence ATGAAGCATCGCTACATCGTCGTCGAGGGGCCGATCGGCTGCGGCAAGACGAGCCTCGCGCACAAGATCGCGCACCACCTCGATGCCTCGCTGCTCCTCGAGGACACGGCCTCGAACCCCTTCCTGCGCCAGTTCTACCAGGACATGCGCCGCCACGCGCTGCCCACGCAGCTCTTCTTCCTGTTCCAGCGCGTCGAGCAGATCGGCAGCCTTCGCCAGCCCGAGCTCTTCGGCGCGAAACCCACGGTCTCTGATTTCACGCTCGCCAAGGACCCGCTCTTCGCGCGCCTCACGCTCAACGACGCCGAATACCAGCTCTACTCGCGCATCTACGACCACGTGAAACCGCAGGTGCCCGTACCCGACCTCGTGATCTACCTCCAGGCCTCGATCGACACGCTGATCGGCCGCGTGAACAAGCGCGGCCTCGCGATGGAGTCGGGCATCTCCGAGGATTACCTGCGGCGCATCTCGGATGCCTACTCGCGCTACTTCTACGACTACGACGAAAGCCCGCTGCTGATCGTCAACAGCGACCGCCTCAATTTCGTCGACGTTCCCGAGCACTTCGACCTGCTCGTCGAGCGCATGAACGCCATTCGCGGCGGCCGCGAATTCTTTAACCGGGCGTAA
- the panB gene encoding 3-methyl-2-oxobutanoate hydroxymethyltransferase: MRNTISQLQERARNGEKLAMLTCYDASFAALSDAAGVDILLIGDSLGMVIQGHDSTLPVTMDQVEYHVACVARGSEKAFVLADLPFGAFQESKEQAFRNSARLMAAGANMVKLEGGAVMVETTRFLVDRGIPVCAHIGLTPQSVNVFGGYKVQGKTDTSADQLVKDAKALEAAGAGIVLMEAMPAGVAKRVTEAVKVPTIGIGAGIDVSGQVLVLHDMLDIYPGRKARFVKNFMLGAPSVKAAIEAYVKAVKAKTFPGPEHSF; this comes from the coding sequence ATGCGAAACACCATCTCCCAGCTCCAGGAACGCGCCCGCAACGGCGAGAAGCTCGCGATGCTCACGTGCTACGACGCGAGCTTCGCCGCGCTCTCCGACGCCGCCGGCGTGGACATCCTGCTCATCGGCGATTCCCTGGGCATGGTGATCCAGGGCCACGACTCGACGCTGCCGGTCACCATGGACCAGGTCGAATACCACGTGGCCTGCGTCGCCCGGGGAAGCGAAAAGGCTTTCGTCCTCGCGGACCTTCCCTTCGGCGCCTTCCAGGAATCGAAGGAGCAGGCGTTCCGCAACTCGGCGCGCCTCATGGCCGCGGGTGCCAACATGGTGAAGCTCGAAGGCGGCGCGGTGATGGTCGAGACGACGCGCTTCCTCGTCGATCGCGGCATTCCCGTGTGCGCGCACATCGGCCTCACGCCGCAATCGGTGAATGTCTTCGGCGGCTACAAGGTGCAGGGCAAGACCGACACCTCGGCCGACCAGCTCGTGAAGGACGCGAAGGCGCTCGAAGCCGCCGGCGCGGGAATCGTGCTGATGGAAGCGATGCCCGCCGGTGTGGCCAAGCGAGTGACCGAAGCCGTCAAGGTTCCGACGATCGGCATCGGCGCAGGCATCGATGTTTCCGGCCAGGTGCTCGTGCTGCACGACATGCTCGACATCTATCCGGGGCGCAAGGCGCGCTTCGTGAAGAACTTCATGCTCGGCGCGCCTTCGGTGAAGGCCGCGATCGAGGCCTATGTGAAGGCCGTGAAGGCCAAGACCTTCCCGGGTCCCGAACACTCCTTCTAG